TGCTGCCAGGTCTGCATGCCGGTCTGGAAGGTCGACGCGTACCGGTCCTGGCCGCCGATGAAGGTGATCACGGAAACGGGGCTCTTCGGCACGTAGCTGTCGGCCGTGGTCAGCTTCCCGCTGTAACCGCCGCTGACCACCCCGATCGCGGCGTACGTGCCGGTGCTCTCCACCGCCGCCCGGAAGCTCATGTCGCCGCCGTTGGAGATGCCGGTGAGGAAGACCTGGTTCGGGTCCGCGTGCCAGGTCTGCACCAGGTGACCGGTGAGAGCGGTGAGGAACCCGACGTCGTCCTGGCTGCCGCAGCAGACCAGCGCGTTGAAGCCTCCGCCCACGCCGTCGGGGTACGCGACCAGCACGTTGTCCTTGTCAGCCTTGGCCTCCAGGCCCGCCAGCTCCCGCATCGCAGAGCCGGTCCCGGGATAGAAGTGCAGCGCGATGACCAGCGCGGACGGCCTGCCCGGGTCGTAGCCGGGCGGTGCGTGCAGCAGATAGGTGCGCTCGACTCCGTTGTGCGTCAGGGTGAGCTCGTGGTCGCCCGCCGCCGGGCGTTCGGTCGACGCGGAGGGAGCGGCGGTCGGGGCCGACGAGGGTTGCCCCCGCTCACCACAAGCTGCGGCCACGACCATGAGGCAGAGCCCCGTCAACACTGCCACCGTCCGCCGCACGCCGGCCACCCCCCGTCGACCCCGCCGTCCACCCTGGAGGGCGTCGGATTGTGGATCAACCCTTTCGGTCCTGGGCGAAGGACGGCAGGCTGTTTCTCATGCTTCGCCTCCATCTCGGGCCGGCGGATCTCTGCCGGGTGCGGTTCGGTGCCCGGCTGCACCCGGTTGGCACCGCGCTGCTGGCCGGCCAGTGGCTGCGGGATCCGACGGTGGCGGCGATGGCGCCGACGCTGGCCGAGCGGGCGGCAGCGCTGGAGAGCACAGGAGCCGCCCAGGCCGCCACCGCGGTTCTGCGGCACCTGCTGCCGGCACGGGGGCGCCTGCCGGACTTCGTCACCCCCTTCGCCGGTGTGGAGTCGGTCGCCGCCGGTCTGGAGGCGATTCAGGCGACCCCGGCACGACGGGTACGCGCCGAGGTCGGCGCGGCGTACGCGGACGTGGCCGCCACCCCGCTGCGGCGGCGGTTCGCCGCAGCCGACCCGGAGATGCTCGACCTGTTCGGCGGGGCCGTCCGCACCTGGTTCGACGCCGTCCTCGCGCCGCACTGGCTCGATCTGGTGTCCGCGTACCGCCAGCAGGTGACCTGCGCCAGTCAACGGCTGGCGCAGCACGGCCTGGCCAGCCTCTTCGCGGGCCTGCACCCGGCCATCCGGTGGCGGGAGCCGGTGCTGGAGGTGCGGACGTGGTGGGACGGCGAACTGCCCGGCACCGGCCACGGGCTCATCCTGCTGCCCTCCCCGCTGGCCGGCCCCCGGCCCCGGGTGCTGGTCGAGCCGGATCGCCCGATCCTGCTCGTCTACCCGGCGCTGATGCCTCCGCGCGCGGCCACCGCCGAGGGCGATCCCCTCGGCCGGTTGCTCGGCGCCACCCGGGCGCTGGTCCTGCGCCAACTCGCGGCCGACGGCGGGATGACCACCACGGTGCTGGCGCGGGCCGTCGGGATCAGCCTCTCCTCGGCCTCGGAGCACGCCACCGCGCTGCGGGCCACCGGCCTGGTGGCCAGCGAGCGGGACGGCGGGTCCGTGCGACACCACCTGACGGCGCTCGGCGCGAACCTGCTGCGGGGCCTGCCGGGCGACTCGTTCGAGGCGGGTCCGTCGGCCGCCCAGGCAGCCGGGTGGCCGCCCGCCCTGCCGTAAGGTTGCTGCCGTGACGACGCGAG
This portion of the Micromonospora zamorensis genome encodes:
- a CDS encoding alpha/beta hydrolase family esterase, whose amino-acid sequence is MRRTVAVLTGLCLMVVAAACGERGQPSSAPTAAPSASTERPAAGDHELTLTHNGVERTYLLHAPPGYDPGRPSALVIALHFYPGTGSAMRELAGLEAKADKDNVLVAYPDGVGGGFNALVCCGSQDDVGFLTALTGHLVQTWHADPNQVFLTGISNGGDMSFRAAVESTGTYAAIGVVSGGYSGKLTTADSYVPKSPVSVITFIGGQDRYASTFQTGMQTWQQRLSCRPSPKAAGVPGVTHTVASCADGSEVSVYTLPEMGHSWPGATAGQLAASSAGLSATDLMWEFFATHPRKA
- a CDS encoding ArsR/SmtB family transcription factor, which translates into the protein MLRLHLGPADLCRVRFGARLHPVGTALLAGQWLRDPTVAAMAPTLAERAAALESTGAAQAATAVLRHLLPARGRLPDFVTPFAGVESVAAGLEAIQATPARRVRAEVGAAYADVAATPLRRRFAAADPEMLDLFGGAVRTWFDAVLAPHWLDLVSAYRQQVTCASQRLAQHGLASLFAGLHPAIRWREPVLEVRTWWDGELPGTGHGLILLPSPLAGPRPRVLVEPDRPILLVYPALMPPRAATAEGDPLGRLLGATRALVLRQLAADGGMTTTVLARAVGISLSSASEHATALRATGLVASERDGGSVRHHLTALGANLLRGLPGDSFEAGPSAAQAAGWPPALP